AGTGGTCCCACCCAATCCACGGCCACATTTATCTTCATTATAGACGCTGGTGGACCTCACTTGTACCTCCCACCCcacagaaggaagaggcagaggccatgCAGTAACATTCCCCTTTAATAGCCTGGTGGGACCTccagtggtggtggggtgggttgCTTGGGCCTAGCGACCCAGGCCCATTGCCCACTTACCCCACAGTCAAGAGTGGGGAGTTGGACAGCACCCAGCGGGAGGGGGGGGGCGCTAAACAAGCCAATTCATTTCCCATCGCTGAGCAGGTCGGGGGGGAGGCAGCACCGACCATAATCACGTGgtggtcaaaaaaaaaataactagggGCAGGTGACAGGGAAGAGAGGCAAGGCCAAGGCAGGGGCCAAGGCTACCCCACACACCTTACCCGGGCCCCCAATAAATATTTGCAGGGGATGCCTGGGCCGGTAACCCTGGCAGGGATGGGTAATTGCTAACCCTATTTCAGGCAGCGCTCGAAGTAGGTGGACCCGATGTAACCACCTCTCATGGAGCGCTGCACATTTTGTTCAAACAGCCGCCGGTTGTTCTGCAGGACCTCAGCAGCCTCCTTGTTCAGTGGGTCCTCAGGGTTCGGCTCCTGTGGCCGGTACAAGTGGAAGTCAACAGGCAAGAGAGAGGCAGATGGCCAACAAACCCTCAGCTTCAAATGCCTAACCCTACTTACCAAGAAGAGATACTGCAGGCCATAAATTATGGAGTTTATCGTAAGGACTGGCTTCCAGTCCTCTCTGTGGGCAGAGAGCATCAAGGTTATCAGGGGCTGGTGAGTGGGAGGCTGCTACAGGCCCTGCTAATACTGAACAGGTTAGGCCCATAGAAGGCCTTTTAACATTGAAGTGTGAGATCTAAGAGTGAAGATACGGGACAgggcaggacacagagaaagccaAGGTCAGGTCATTAGAAAAACAACTAAGACAGAAACAGATTGACcataaaggggagggaaggacagagataGATGCAGTGTCCACAGAAGGCTGAGGATACCTGGAAGGCAGGTcttgggagggaaaggaaggcagtGCCCTCACCTGAGGATGTTGAGGCAGACGTTGCCCTCGAGGTCAATGTTGGGATGATAAACCATTGTTTCACACTTCACCTTGGGAGGGTCATGTGGGTAACCCTGTCCCACCTGGctccagaaaaagagaaaggagatgggaaggtgtaaaaagagaaaggagatgggaAGGTGTTTTGGTTGTACCCAGTCTTCTCCACAGAGCTACCTTTGTACACTTGAGACTCACCTTAAAGCTGAATACAAACTTGCCACTTTTGTAGAAGCcctggaagaggaagggggagagtgaATGAAGACCCTACTCTTATGGGGCCACCCCTGGTCTGTTCTTGGGAATCCTGCCCTGTTTTACTCTTACTTCATCAGGACAGATCACCAGCTTGAAGTTGAGGAGGTCGTCTGGGTCTGAGAAGCTGATGTCACACGTCTTGGGCAGGTTCAGCTCGTTAATGTCTAGGTTTGGACagcatggaaagggagagaaacaggTAAAAGAAAGGAGGTCTGGGCATGTGTCAGCAGAACCCATAAGTTCGCTTTCTAGACCTGAAGAGCTTTGTGTGGTGTACTTTAACTCAGTCTGTACTACTCCATATTCTTTCCACTTTCCAGTCTCTACGTGGACTCTTCTGGATACACAGTATCCCATATACAAGCATCTTCAAGTATAACTGCCCATCTCTTGGGAAAACCCTTACCCAGCTAAGTCCTCCACAAGTTCCCACAACATAGTCCCCAAGAACCTCTACTCCCATAACCCTTGCTTCCAAGAACCCTGAGCACCTTAAACCtgaggttttctatctctagtcaTTATCTCCACTCACTACTGTTTATCTGTCCACCGCAATTCAAGGACCATGACACCGGCCCCCCAACACTAAGTCACCCCTTCTCATCAACCACCCACCTCCACTGTCCTTCCTCGTCTCCATCTTATTACAAGCCCAAGATCCCATCTCATCCTTGAGATTTCCTGTATGGTAGCTTAAATTGACCCACACTCACATTTTTTAGTTCCTGtaaccttcttttctccctcctcttcaccTCAAACTCAAAATTGCTCTGCCTGACCCTCTGGACCTGAGTCTTGGGCCACGAGTCCCCAGTTTAAAACACTAAACCGTCTCCCACTTATTCCCAATTCGTAACCTTCACAATCTTCACGACACGGCACCCCAGAGCAAAGTTCTCGTCTGACTCTCAAAACTATACCCCTCCCCTAACAGATTCCGCGTCCCTAACACTCCAGGCCCGAGTATCCCAACGCCCCAATCTATGACCCTCCCTAGTGACCGCACCCCCAGTCCCGCATCACAACCCTCGAAACCTGACCACCAATACCAAATATCAGGGGCCGCATTTTCTCGCCACGGTCCCTGACCTCGAACGCAGGGTCCCGACCCCTACCCTTCTGAATCCGGAGCTGCGCCGCCGACGCCTTCTTGCTGCTGCCCTTGGTGCCGCCGGCcgactcctcctccttcttctgctgCTTCAGCGAGAACAGCTTGATCatcctgccgccgccgccgcagccCGCCGCCGCGGGGGCCCGGGACCCCGGCCACCCGGCCCCCCGCCGCCGCCTGCGCCGCTTCCGCTCCTCGGACCCGCTACCGCGGCCTCCTCCGCTGCCGCTCGCCCGGCCTGCCGCGCTGCTCCGCGCCCACCGCACGGCCCGCCTCGGCTCCCGTAGTCCGGCTCTGGCCTGGCTAAGCACCTCGGGTGTGTTCGGAGGTGCTCGGGAGGACTCGGCGATCCTCGGCCCCGCCCCTGCTACGGTCCCCgcgccctcctccccctcttccgcTTGGGTCTGGTGAGGCCCCGCTGCGGCTGCGGACGCCGGCCTTTACAGGTCCGCCGCTCTCCCGCCTACTTGCTCCCTCTGCTAGGAGGCTGCGGTGAGGTGGAAGGAGGAGGCGGTAGCCGCGCTTGCGGCGGCAGGGTACCGCAGGGTACCGGTGGAGGCTCAGCTTCCGCGGCAGGCGCGGCTTCGATGCGGAGGTCGGCAACGGCCTCGGGCGCCCCGCCGCTTCGGCACTTTCCGTCGCCTGCCCACTTCggtttttcctgcctcagctgtgCTCTGCGCCTGCGCAACCCTTGCAGCCCCCTGGTTCCTCCTCATTGTAGTTTGAGGTTCGGTCTTTTTCGGTTAAGCTCGGGTATTTCCGTTTGTGGAGGTGACTATTCGGCGGTCTAGCGGGTACTTCCTGGGACGCGCACCCAGTAGAGTAGGAAGCAGTGCTTGCGACCATTTTTGAGCGAGGCGGGTAGTGAGTGGCCGTTTGGCTCTCGGTGGTTCCATTCAATCTTACACTTACGCGGAGCGCAGCGGAACCGGGCTAGACTGGATCTTTGCTCTCTGAGGATTCAGCAAACGCAGGGCCTGGACGTTTTAAGGGACGTTGTCGAAGGGTGCAGAAGCAGGCTCCCCTAATCCCACCGCAATCCCAGATTCGGATTGATGTAAACTAGTTTAAATTTCGAATTGCTCTGGAGGCTTGAGGCATCAAGTTGGCTTGAGCCCAGGCGCTCAGGGATACCCTAGGCAACACATCGAGACTCTTGTTCCTT
This Mus musculus strain C57BL/6J chromosome 7, GRCm38.p6 C57BL/6J DNA region includes the following protein-coding sequences:
- the Ube2m gene encoding NEDD8-conjugating enzyme Ubc12 isoform 3 (isoform 3 is encoded by transcript variant 3), whose protein sequence is MRPLIFDINELNLPKTCDISFSDPDDLLNFKLVICPDEGFYKSGKFVFSFKVGQGYPHDPPKVKCETMVYHPNIDLEGNVCLNILREDWKPVLTINSIIYGLQYLFLEPNPEDPLNKEAAEVLQNNRRLFEQNVQRSMRGGYIGSTYFERCLK
- the Ube2m gene encoding NEDD8-conjugating enzyme Ubc12 isoform 1 (isoform 1 is encoded by transcript variant 1) produces the protein MIKLFSLKQQKKEEESAGGTKGSSKKASAAQLRIQKDINELNLPKTCDISFSDPDDLLNFKLVICPDEGFYKSGKFVFSFKVGQGYPHDPPKVKCETMVYHPNIDLEGNVCLNILREDWKPVLTINSIIYGLQYLFLEPNPEDPLNKEAAEVLQNNRRLFEQNVQRSMRGGYIGSTYFERCLK
- the Ube2m gene encoding NEDD8-conjugating enzyme Ubc12 isoform 2 (isoform 2 is encoded by transcript variant 2), with amino-acid sequence MVYHPNIDLEGNVCLNILREDWKPVLTINSIIYGLQYLFLEPNPEDPLNKEAAEVLQNNRRLFEQNVQRSMRGGYIGSTYFERCLK